The genomic interval ACACTCAAACACAGAGATTAACTGTTAATGAACCTAGCGCGCCTGTTCTGACGAAACTCCTACAACCAGGCTCTCATAAATGCATAACCTCACACCTTTCCCAACGAAGGTGAAAAAGCCTCTTTCTCTGGCAGGGCCAGGCAGGGTTACGCCACATGAATTACTTGACTTCGTAAATGGCGACTTGAAGGGGACGTAACCGTCCACTGACTTCCAGGCCGCGACGGTTCAGAGTCCGGCCCAGGGTGCTGATGGGCTTCCACTGAGTAGGGGGTTCAGGGAGCTTCAGGTTGACCAGGCGGTCGGCGGTGCGGCTGCTGTTCAGGGCCATTACAAAACCTTTCTTCTGGCCTTCCTGCGATTCGCCGCGCAGGTACACCACCAGCGGCTGGCTGCCGGTGCCGTCTTGCAGAGGCATCAGCTCGCCGCTCAGCAGGTAGGGGGCCAGGAAGCTCACTTCATGCGCCACACCTTGCAGGGTCGACCACATCACGGGTTCCTGGTTCAGGTCGACTTCTCTGGCACGGTAAGCGTAGTACACCACGCCTTTCATCCCCGCCATGATGGCCTGGTAGGTCATGTTGCGCAGTTCCACCGGACTGGGTTTACGCCGGCCCCACAGGAAGCTCTGAAGGTTGGCAATGGGCACGGTGCCTTTGAGGTGGGCACTCTGCACGGCGCTGCGCATCATGGGGTAGGTGACGCTGATGTCGTCATTCCCGATCGGGTAACTCTGGTTGCCGATCAGGTCGGCGGTGCTGAAGTAAGGAGTCTCGGGGCGGTTTTGCGCCACGGCCAGACTCAGGTAAGTCAGTTTGTTCGGGGTGGCCTTCTTGAACTGCTCGTTGCGGGCTTCGACTTGTTGCGGCGTGAGTTGCGCGTTCGCGTCGTCGGCAATTTTGAATCCGAGCAGGGCGGGGGAAGCGCTGATCTTGCGCCTGTTCTCGGGGGTCAGACCGTAAGGCATGACGAACACCCCGGATTCCTGTGCCTGCTTCAGGAAAGACTGGAAATTCGCGGCGTCCAGTTCGTTGATTCCTTCTGTAATCACGAAATTAAACCCGGCGCCGGCCAGGCGTGACAAGTCCTGCTGGCGGCGTTCCGGCGTACCGTTCCTTGCCCAGGACACGTGGTAGAAACCCAGTGGGAAGAACGGCTGGCCGTTGACCAGGATGGTACCGTCGGTGCGGTGGGTGGCAACGGTGGGGAGTCCTTTTTTCAATTGCGTTACCGCTTCCGGTACAGCTGCCGCCAGGGGATCTTGCTGCCGGAACAGGTTGCAGGCAGTCAGGCATCCCAGTGTCACCCCAGCCAGCAGGGCGGCAGGCAGCGGACAGGTGGCGTAAAAGGGCCGCTTCATCTCTCCGACCGTAGACCGGCCTCATGAGAGGGCAATCAGCGCCGTTCTCAGCGCAGCAACAGGTGCAGTCGGCGGCGTTCTTGGGGGGACACCAGGTAATACCACAGGCCACCGATCTTGCGGTTGACGCCCTGCACACTCACGGTTTGCTGGTGACTCAGCAGGTAGTCGTGTCGCTGGCGCAACTCCACCACTTCTGACGGCGAGAAGTTCGTGCGCAGGTGGTGTTGCAGTTGTCCCAGTACGCGGTTCAGCTCGTCCGGCGACAGTTGTCCCAGCGAACCCATCAGGCTGCGCAGCACTTCCTGCTGGCGGGTGTTGCGGCCCAGGTCCCCGCGCGGGTCTTGTTTACGCATGCGCGAGTAGGCCAAGGCCTGCTCACCGTTCAGTTTCACCTTGCCCGGTTCAAAGGACTGTCCGTCCAACTCGAAAGCGAAAGGGGGATTCACGGTGACACCGCCCACCAGATCGATAACCTGCTGAAAACCGCCCATGCTGATCTCCACGAACTTGTCCATGGGAATCCCCAGGAACTGCTCCACCGCCATGGTTTGCAGGGTGGCGCCGCCGATGGCGTAGGCCGCGTTGATTTTCTCCACTTCGTGTTCAGGAATCTGGGCGCGGGTGTCGCGGGGAATACTTAAAAAAGAAAGGACACGGGTTTTTGGGTCAAACGTCAAAACGACCAGTACGTCGGCCCGACCCTTATCCAATTCATTTTGATCGTTGCCTATCAGCAGTACATGAATTTTGGTGTTGGTGCGTACCCGTTCCAGAAAACTGGCGGGGGCCAGCTTCACCGGGGCAGGCGCGGGCGGCGCCGCTGGCGTTTTGGGCACAGGGGCTGTGGGGACTGACGGCGTCTGCGCGGTAGGTATGGCGTCGGGAACGGCTGGGCGGGCCACCGTCTTGGGGGTCGGGGGCGGGGTTGTCGTGGGAACTGGAGGCGTCTTAGGGGCTGGGGCCGTCTTGGAGGGTGAGGGCGTTCCGGAAACTGGTTTTGCCGGGCTGGGTTTGTAACGTCCCATCGAGACAGGCTGGTCGGCCGGTGGGGGCGGCAAATCCTTGAACACCGGGTCGTCCAACACGCCGGGCAGGGGCGGGAACCCGTCTCCGTCGAGTTCCTTGTACACTTCCTGACCCAGGAGTTGCACCTCGCGGTGCCGCTGGTAGGTGAACAGTCCGCCTGCGGCCACCAGCACCAGCAGCAGAATCAGCAGCCACCACCAACGACGCATGCCCTGAACTATACGGGCCATACGGCCCGCCCGGCAGCGGTTGCCCCTGTCCTTAAAGTTCACCTGAAGGAGCCGGGCAGGGGGCACGGTATGCTGGTTTTACGGCCTCCTTTCCCCTGATGTCTACGCCCGCCCCCACCCCACCCACCGCGCCGGCTGCGCCCGGCCTGCGTGCCGGCATGCTCTGGACTGTGCTGGGGCAGGGTACGTTCTCGGCGGCGCAGTGGCTGATGGTCATTTTGCTGGCCCGCAGCGGCGGTGCCGAGGCGGTCGGGGTGTACTCGCTGGGGCTGGCCCTGACCGCCCCGCTGTTCCTGCTGCTGGGCCTGCAGCTGCGGGGGGTGCAGGCCACCGACGCCGCGCAGCAGTACCAGTTCAGTGATTACTTCACGTTACGCCTGCCTAGCATGTTGCTGGGGCTGCTGATCACGGCGGGCCTGGCCGGGCTGTACCCCCACGCCAGCGGGGCCATCTGGTGGCTGGGCACCGCCAAGGCCCTGGAGGGTATCAGTGACGTGTTGTACGGGCGCATGCAGCAGCGTGAACGGTTGGACTGGATCGCCCAGTCCACCATGCTGCGTGGCCTGCTGGGCCTGGCGCTGCTGGGCGGTCTGCACCTGCTGACCCGCAACCTGACCTTCAGTGCGGCGGGCGTGGCCGCAGCGGGCCTGACCACGCTGGTGCTTTTCGACTTACCGCGTGCCCGG from Deinococcus fonticola carries:
- a CDS encoding LCP family protein, which gives rise to MRRWWWLLILLLVLVAAGGLFTYQRHREVQLLGQEVYKELDGDGFPPLPGVLDDPVFKDLPPPPADQPVSMGRYKPSPAKPVSGTPSPSKTAPAPKTPPVPTTTPPPTPKTVARPAVPDAIPTAQTPSVPTAPVPKTPAAPPAPAPVKLAPASFLERVRTNTKIHVLLIGNDQNELDKGRADVLVVLTFDPKTRVLSFLSIPRDTRAQIPEHEVEKINAAYAIGGATLQTMAVEQFLGIPMDKFVEISMGGFQQVIDLVGGVTVNPPFAFELDGQSFEPGKVKLNGEQALAYSRMRKQDPRGDLGRNTRQQEVLRSLMGSLGQLSPDELNRVLGQLQHHLRTNFSPSEVVELRQRHDYLLSHQQTVSVQGVNRKIGGLWYYLVSPQERRRLHLLLR